The DNA window GGGCGGCCGCCGCCATCAGCAAGAATACCAAAGCCATCGCCATTGTCGTCAGCGAATCGAACGGCACTGTCCGCATTTTCCAGGACGGCGAAGTGATCCTGCGCATCGAACCGCTCCGCCGACCGATGCGTTGGCGCGGCTTCGACTCCGACGCCCCGCAAAACGAAGGCGGCGTCAAATCCAGTTAGGGAGATGGCGATGGGATGGGCAACGTCTACTCGAGCGTGTCCTGCATCACGGCGAACAGCTCCTGTACGGCGGTGATCATTTTGCCCATGTCGAGCTTGCCGTCGGGGTTGTTGCAGTTGGCGTGGAACGTGTACCAGCGTCCGTTGCGATGCTGCAGCAACCAGTTGCCGGCCAGCAGCTGATCTTCGGAACCGCCTTTGAAACCGACGTACGTCCAGACGGCCGGGTCGTACTGCAGTTTGGGGTCGACCGTCAGAATTGCCCGCACGGGGGCGGCTGGCTGGTCGGCTTCGGTGTGCAGTTTGATCCAGGTTAGCGCCCGGGCCATGTCGAGCGGCGTGGCGAACCATTCGGCCAGATTGTAGGCCGTGGTGTCAAAATCGAGCTTGTCATAATCCGGTCGCATCGCGTCCCATTGCGTCAGGAACTGCCGTTTGCCGGCCAGGTCGAGCGTCTGGTACTTTTTGCCCGGCATCCCCTGGGCCCGGTCGCGGAGCATGGTCATTTCCCGCGTTTCCAAAAGGGGAATGTTCCACTCCGGCTGGCGGTGTCCCATTTTCACCATCTGGGCTTCGATCGTCTCTCGTCCCAGCAGGTGAATCAGGTGGTCGGTGGCGGTGTTATCGCTGATCGAGATCATCTTGAGAGCAAAGGTGTGCAGCGTGACGGGCGAGCCCATCGGCCACCCGGCCATTTCACTATGGGGCGGTCCGATCCAGTCGGCCTGCAGTGTTTTGACGTCGGCCAGTCGCCGTTGCTCGTCGTTCACCTGCTGGGTCAGCGTTCCCAGGATGAACAGCTTGAAGCCCGATCCAATGGCGAAGCGGTCGTTCTCACGCAGGCCATACAGCAGTTTTGGCCCGGCGGGGGTCACTTCGGTAAAAGCGAATGCCTTCTCACCCGGCAGCTGGGCCAGGGCTTCGCGAGCCGCTTTATCGACGCGGGCCGTTTCGGCGGCGGGAGCCG is part of the Lignipirellula cremea genome and encodes:
- a CDS encoding serine hydrolase; amino-acid sequence: MMVSTATLLAMGMMFGAPPAAKAAPAAETARVDKAAREALAQLPGEKAFAFTEVTPAGPKLLYGLRENDRFAIGSGFKLFILGTLTQQVNDEQRRLADVKTLQADWIGPPHSEMAGWPMGSPVTLHTFALKMISISDNTATDHLIHLLGRETIEAQMVKMGHRQPEWNIPLLETREMTMLRDRAQGMPGKKYQTLDLAGKRQFLTQWDAMRPDYDKLDFDTTAYNLAEWFATPLDMARALTWIKLHTEADQPAAPVRAILTVDPKLQYDPAVWTYVGFKGGSEDQLLAGNWLLQHRNGRWYTFHANCNNPDGKLDMGKMITAVQELFAVMQDTLE